The proteins below are encoded in one region of Peromyscus eremicus chromosome 10, PerEre_H2_v1, whole genome shotgun sequence:
- the Pcgf3 gene encoding polycomb group RING finger protein 3 isoform X3 has product MIVIHQSHPLQYIGHDRTMQDIVYKLVPGLQEAEMRKQREFYHKLGMEVPGDIKGEACSAKQHLDPRNGETKADDSSNKETAEEKQEEDNDYHRSDEQEMPSTRYSHTQKPHLWSRDIWGGNVSICLECNSSKLRGLKRKWIRCSAQATVLHLKKFIAKKLNLSSFNELDILCNEEILGKDHTLKFVVVTRWRFKKAPLLLHYRPKMDLL; this is encoded by the exons TCATGACAGAACCATGCAGGACATTGTTTACAAGCTGGTGCCAGGCCTCCAGGAAG CggaaatgaggaaacagagggaaTTCTATCACAAACTGGGCATGGAGGTACCAGGTGACATCAAGGGGGAGGCGTGCTCAGCAAAACAGCACTTAGATCCCCGCAATG GTGAAACCAAAGCAGACGACAGTTCCAATAAAGAGACAGcagaagagaagcaggaggaggacaACGATTACCACAGGAGTGACGAGCAG gaGATGCCTTCTACAAGATATTCTCACACCCAGAAACCCCACCTGTGGTCAAGGGACATCTGGGGTGGAAAT GTGAGCATCTGTCTGGAATGCAATAGCAGCAAACTACGGGGCTTGAAGCGGAAGTGGATTCGATGCTCAGCCCAAGCAACAGTGCTGCACCTGAAGAAATTCATCGCCAAGAAGCTCAATCTCTCCTCCTTCAATGAG CTGGACATTTTATGCAACGAAGAGATCCTGGGCAAGGACCACACTCTCAAGTTCGTGGTTGTTACAAGGTGGAGATTCAAG AAAGCGCCCCTCCTGCTACACTACAGACCCAAGATGGACTTGCTGTGA